Below is a window of Geomonas oryzisoli DNA.
CAGCGTCAAGGCGGAGCTGGGGCCGCTGCGCCTGGAACTGGGGCGCGCCCGGCAGGTGGCGGCGCCATTTCTGCCGAAAAACCTTCCGGTCCGGGAGCTTGAGGGGACTGTGTCGCTGGCGCGGTTGCAGGCGCAGCTCCAGGGGCCGGGGAACGACGGAACGGTGCAGATCCAGAACCTCGGGGTGGAGCTGCCGCGACTGCAACTTGCGCTGGCAGGCGGGCCATTGCAGGGAGAGGGAATGGTCCTCTCGCTGGACCGTGGGGTGATCCCCCTGAAAAAGATGAAGCCGGTGCGGGTCGCCGCCGACCTCTCCTGGGCCGGGCGCCGTGTGGACCTGGCCGGCAAGAAACCGGTGCGGATCGACGGCATGAAGGGGGGGGTGAGCCTCATCCTCACCGAAATCGATCTGAAGGGGAAACGGGCCCTGGTCGACGCTCGACAGAAGCTGGAGTTGGAGCGGGTCGGCGTGGGGAGCGAGCTGGCCCTGGAGCAGTTGCGGGAGGAACTGGAGCTGAAGGCACGCGCCTTTTCCGGCGGAGCCCTCGACCTGGCTCTCCCGGCGCTGCAGCTTTCCGCCCGTTCCGTGCAGGCGCACCAGCAGGGTAAAGACGTGACGCTGCAACCGTTCAACGCGCGCCTCACCGCGGAGGGGGTGCATCTCCCCCCCAAGGGACAGGGGAGCCCCACCGTGCAGCGCGCCACCTGCTCGCTCGCGGCGTCGGATGCGCTGGCGCTCGATGCCGAAGCGGCGCTTACCGGGCAGGGACGGCAGCTCGCCGCCAGCAAGGGGAGTCTGCGCGTCGACCTGCGCCGACTCATGCCGGTGGCGCGTTCGTTCCTTCCTGCCGGGTTCGATGCCGCGGGCCTCGCCGCCACCTCCTGGGACGTCGCGGCACCGCTGCCGGTAGCCCAGCTCCCCAAGGAGGAGAACCCGCTGCGCAAGGCGAAGGGAAGTCTCGCGTTGCTGGAGCGCGCCGACCTGTCGCTCACCCTGAACGATCTGGACCTGCGTGTCCCGGCGGCCCAGGGCACCTACCGGGTGCAGGGGCTCACCACGGCGCCGCAACTGCGTCTGGCACTGCCGCATCCCGGCAAACCGCTTGCCGTGGACGGCGGTTTCCGCTTCGCGTCGCTCTCCGGTCTCTCCGGCACGGCGGGGACGCTGCCCCTGCAGTCCGGGACGATCACCCTGCTGGGTGAACTGGCGGGGTGGAAGGAGCTCCGCCTCACCGAAGAATTGAAGGTCGCATCGCTGGGGCTGTCCCAGGTCGCGGACCTCACCGTTGGCCGCATCGATGCCCTCCTCGAGGACCGGGGGGGGAAGCTCGACGCGGCTACGCTCTTGCGGCGCCTGGACGCCACCATGTTCGCCCACCTGGAAGGGAACTTCCCGGCCGAGGCGAAGAAGGTGCTGGCGGGGTGGCAGCTGGCGGGGAACGTCTCAGCGGGCGCGCGCGTCGACCTCACCGCCGCACGGGAGCTCAGGGTGCGGGGCTACAGCAAGTGCCGCGACTTCGGAGTGGCCGACGGCAAGGGGGTCGCGGCGAGCGGCATCCGGGCGGATCTCGTGCTGGATCGCAGCTACGCGCTGGCGCAATCGCAGGGGAAAGGGGAGGATTGGGTGCCGCTCTCGGCGGGGCTGGTGCGGCCGGCGCCGGTGGCACCGCTGGGTGCGCCCAATTCGGACCTGTCGGCGCGCATCTACGAGGACCTGCGGGGGCTCATGGGCGGGCCGCGCAAGATCGGCGTCCGCAAGGCCTCCTTCACGTCCGGTGCCGTCCCCATAGACGCCAGCGCCCTGGAGGCGGATCTCCTGCTCGAGCCCGAGGTCCTGGGGGTGAGCTTCTTACAGGCCGAGGTGGGTGGGGGGACGGTGCGGGCGCGTGGCATGATCGATCTCTCCCGGGAGGTTCCGGTGCTGTCCACCTACTGCTATTTTTCGAAGCTGGACCCGGTGCTTCTCTTTCCTGCGGCGGGGGGGCAGCGTCCCGGAGGGGAAGGGGAATTGACCGGCGAACTGAGCCTTTCCGCGCCGCTGGCGACCGAACAGCGGGCGCTGCTGGAGGGAATGCGTCTGAATCTCAACCTGCGCCGTTTCAGCTCGCGCATCCTGGACCGTGCCCTCTTCGCGCTGGACCCGTACCAGCGCAACGAGAAAATCGTGGCGCAGCGTAAATCGCTGCAAAGTGCCGACCTGAAGGGGCTGCGGGTAAATGCCGTCGACGGCGCCCTCGACTGCGAGGGAGAGCTGACGGTGAAGGGGATCGATGTCGCCATCCCGAGGATCGAGCGTCTGCGTCTCTCCGAGCTTCCCATCCAGAACGAGCTGAAGCGGCTGCTGGTCTCCATCGCCTCGTCCAGGACGCTCCTGGACCTGGTCCGTTCCGACACGCTGGTGATCGACGAAAAAGGTAAGCCGTCCCTGAAAAGGAGGAGCAATGCCCACAACTAGAACCTGTTCTACGTTCTATGTTCTACGTTCTACGTTAAACCTTACGACCTTAAAACTTAGGACCCGTTCAATGTTCAACGTTCAACGTTCGACGTCTTTATCGATTGAAGCCAAGGGGCGTGCTGCGTTCACTGTTGTACGTTGCGCACTGAACCCGTTGTCAATTGTCCATTGTCAATTGTCAATTCCCGCTGCCGCCCTCGCCCTGCTGCTGGCATTGACTTCCGGCTGCACGCTCGCCAAGGTCGACGTCAATGTGGTGAGCGAACGGACTTCGCTGGAAAACCAGGTGCTGGGAACCTACAACGCGCTGTCCGAGGACGTGCTCCTGGTGGCGTCGGTGCGCGGGGTATCGCCGACGGGTAAGGTGGAAACGCCGCCCAAACACTCGCCGGAACAGCAGGAGGCCGCACAGGCACTGGAAAACATCGCCTTCCACGCCGATGACGTCGAGACCCTGAAACGGCTCGGGTGGGTGGGGGAAAACCTGGAGGGAACCCTGACCAGCTTCAACCGCGAGGTCCCGGAAAAGGCCCCGGCCGACCTGAAGGCTTTTGCGGGCCGCTTCGGAGAAGGGGAATTCCGCCAGGTGGTGAGCGAGGTGAACCGCTCCCGCGAAATCCTGATGCTCAGGGTGGTGCAGACCAACGAGAACTTCACCGCCAAGGACCTCCCCGCCATCCGCAAGGTCTTCGCCAGGGTGAACCGCCAGAACAGCGCCCCCGGCACCAAGGTGCAGGAGGATGACGGGAAATGGGTAACCCGATGAACGCCGCCGCGAAGATAACCCTGCTGCTGGCCCTCGCCGCACTCCTCCCCACGGGCGCCGGTGCGGTGCCGCTCGGGGAGGAACTGCTGGCTCCGGCCGCGCCGCGCCCGGCCCCGCGCTCGCGCCCCGAGGTCGCCCCGACGCCGGCGGTCTACACCCCGCAGTCCGTGCTCTACGCGACGCGCTCCCGGGACGGCAGGTGGATCGCGACCGTGGAAAAGGGGGATGCGGGCTACGAGCTCTGGCTGCATCCCGCCGGAAACGTCGCTGAACTGCCGCGCCTTTTGTCCAAAAGCCCGGTGCGCATCTCCGCTCCCGCCTTCAACGCGGCGGGTACCAAGCTCGCCTATGCCGACGAGCGCGACGACCTGAAGGGGGATATCTGGCTCATCGACCTGGCCGGCCCGGGCGCCGAGCCGCGCCGGCTGACCGGCAACGATGCCGGCGAAGACGCCCCGAACTTCGCCCCCGACGGCAGCGCCCTCTATTACCAGCGCCAGCTCCCCGGTGCCGACCGGCGCGACCTGGTACGCCTGGAGCTTGCCACCGGCAAGGGGGACGCCCTCCCCATCGGGATCGACGCGGCCTTCGCGTCCGTCTCCCCCGACGGCAACCGGATCGCCTTCGTCTCCCGCGACAAGGATCCCGGCGGCGACCTCTGGCTCTGGGAAAACGGGGGACGCCTGACCCAGCTCACCACCGGCGCGGAGCGCGACCTCTACCCGGTCTGGCAGGATGGCGAGACCCTCCTCTTCACCCGCTTCGCTCCCCCGGCCGGGGATGCGGCCAACGGTCCCGAGGGGGGAGCCGTGTTCCGGCTGCAGCTCAAGCGCCAGGGAAGCCACGGCTTCCCCGCCGCCTTCCCGCTTACCTCCGGCCTTCTTTCCACCGCGGCCCCTGTCCCGGCCGGCGACCGGGTGCTCTTCGTCGCGGGTGCCGCGGCGGGTGGGCAGGTCCTGTCGCTCCCGGCTTCGGGGGAAGTCCCGGACCAGGCAGATCCCGCCGCCCAATGGCAGGTGGCCCGGGTGATCCTGGAGCGCCAGCCTGCTGACCCGGCCACGGCACGGCTCGCCTGCCTGCGCGTGCTGGCGCGGGAGGAGGCCCCGACACGGGAAGGTGCACTCGCCTCGCTGGCCCTCGCCGGGCTCATGGAACAGGCCGGCGAGCGCAGCCAGGCCCAGGAACGCTACGCCGAGGCCGCCGTTCGTTATGCCGCCTTCCCGGAATCCTCGCTGGCCGCCATCGCCCGGGTGCGACTGGAGGCGGAGAGCCGTTGCGAAGAGGTGGTCGTCGCCGGACGCCGCACAACGGTGATCGCCGAGGCGCAGGAAGAGATGCTGCGGGCGGCAAAGGGGAAGGGGAGCGACGCGACCGCGCGCGCTCTCGTCGACGGCGCCAGACTCCAGGCCGAGTACGGCTCGGGCGCGGAGGATCAACTGGCCGCCATCGCCCGGTTCGAGAAGGCGCTCGCCGAAACCGCCGCCGCTCAGGACATCCTGGCCGAGGCGGCGTACCGCCGCGCGCGGCTTCTCTCCCGCATCGAGGGGGGGGAGGGATCGGTCGCGGCCCTGGTCGAGGTGGCCAGGAAATACGACCGGCAGGAACAGTGGGCCGAGGCGGCCATAGCCGAGATCCTGGACCAGTTGACCGCGAAGAACGCCGACGCGCGGGAGCGCCTGGCCGCCCTGGCCGAGCAGTACCGCTCCACCCTGCCGCGTCTGGCCATGGGGGCCTGGAACCGGGTCGGCGACCTCGCCTACCGCGGGGGGGACTGGGTACGCGCCAAGGACGCCTACCGCACCGTGCTGGAGCAGTTCCCTCCCGTCGCCACCCCGACCGCCGCGGCCCGCTTCGCGCTGGCCGAGATCCTCTACCGCGAGGAGCGCTACGGCGAGGCGACGGCGCTCTATGAAAAGGAGATGGGTGAGCACCCCGAGGACGCGCCCCTGTACCAGTTGGCCCGGGCCGCCTACCTGAGAAAGAGCCTCGCCGCCGGCGAGAGCCTGTACCGTCTGGGCGAGGTCTCCGCCGCCCGCGCCGCGTTCCTGGACCTGATCCGCTACGAGGGGAAGAGCCTCGAGGCGCACCGCGGCTATATCAAGTCGGTAGCCGCCCAGGGGCAGGCCCCGGAGCTCCTGGCGCTGTACAAAAAGATGCTGCAATCCTACCCGGACGATCCGGTACTCCTCTACGGGGCCGGGCTCTGCTACACCTACCTCCCGGGGAAGGGATCCCTCCAGGAGGGGGATCGCCTGATCGCGCGCGCCGCCGAGCGTCTGCCCGGCTCCGAGTACCCCTTCCAGACCCGCGGCTACATCGCGGAAGTATTGGAAACGGTGCACGGCGAGCAGGGTGGGCTGGAGCGGGCACTGAACCTGTACCGTCGCGCCAAACTCCTGAACCGTCCCCAGGAAAACCCGGAGAACAGCGCCAACCTCTCGCTCAACATCGGCAACATCGCCTATCTGCTGGGGCGCAACGCCACGGCATGGAACTTCTACAGCCAGCGCCTCGCCGCCAAGGCCCCCTTCGACAACGTCGACACCGAACTCCTCTTCGAGCAGCGCTACGGCGCGGTCGCCTTCCAGGTGGGGGAGAAACAGGCCGCCATCGACGGCTACGGCCGGGCCCTCAAGCTGGCTGAGTCGCGCCTGGAACCGGCGCGTGCCCTGGAGCAGTTCGGCCGCCTGACCCGCCGGGTCAACGAGCGGCTCTTCGCGGGGCAGAAGCTTTCGCCGCAGCAGGAGAAGTGGCTTGCCGGGCAGCAGTCGATCAACGCGGAGCTGGAACTGCTCGGCGCGGACCGGGTGGAGGCGCCTCCGGCCGCGGGTTGGCAGAAGTTCGAGACCGCCCTCAGGGGGCTTTTGGCGCGGCAGCGCAAGCTTGCCGCCGAGGCCTGCACCGGAGTGCCTCAGGGCGAGAAGTACCTCCTGGAGCTGAACGCGATGGCCGCGGCAGTGGAGCGCGAGCTGGACAACGTGCCGCGCCTGGTGGAGACCGGCGCGCAACTGCACGACCGGCTCGGCCTCGCCAATTTCGACGCAGAACGCTTCCAGCCGGCCCTGGCCCATTTCGACCAGGCCTACCGGCTGAACCGGGCGCTCGGGCGTCACGCCAATCTGGCCGCCAACCGCCGCTCCGCGAGCATCGCCGCCTACCGGCAGGCCGAGACCGCCTCCGGGGCGGAACGGCAGAGGCTCCTGTTGCTGTCCCGGGACGGGTTCACCGAGGTGCTGGCGCTTCTGGACCAGTATCCCCCCGAGAAGAAGAGCACACCCAAGCGCGGAGGCGGGCTGATCAACGTGGCCGCCAACGTCGCCCTCAACAAGGGGGGCGCCACCGAGGCCGCCTATGGTTTCTCGGCGGAGCAGGAAAGGCGTCTGGCCCAGAGCTACCTCGCGCGCATCGCCGCCGACCTCGGCGACAACGCCACGGCGGAGAAGCTGTTCCGGGAGCTGCTCGGGCGTTACCCGGAGCGGGTGGACAAGCTGGCCGAGGGGGACCTCTTCGGGGTGGGGCTCTTGAGCCACCGCGCCGCCCAGCTCGCCTACGCCCGCGGTGACCGTGCCGCCGCGGCCGCAGGGTTCAGGAACGCAACCGCCATCGCGCTCAAAAACGGCAACGCCGTGGGCTCCATGCTGAACCTGGTCAACTGGGGCATGCTGCTCCCCGGGGATGCCGCGCCGGGAGAGGTGGCGGAGTTTCTGGCGTCGCAGGGGGGCTGCTCGGCCCTGGCCGACTCCTATCGCGACGCCCTTCCCCCGGATGCCGTGGCCCGCTACGGCAACGACGTCGGCGCCATCCTGGCGCGGCTCGCCTCCGGGCGTCCCGACGACGGCAGCCGGCAGGCGCTGGTGTTCAAGGCGATTGCCGCCTGGGACCGGGTGCTCGCCTCGACTCCCCCTCCCTTGACGGGAGGGGGCAGGGGGGTGGGTGACCTCGCCATGGGCAAGGACTCGCCACGTGGCACCTTACCCCACCCCCAACCCCCTCCCGCAAGGGGAGGGGGAGAAGTGCACGCGCGCCTGGCGGCGCGCCTGAACCGCGCGGCGGCGCTCGCTTCGTTGGGACTGTCCGACGCGGCCCGGGCGGGTTACACCACGGCACTTGCCGAGGCGCGTGCCGCCGACAGCGGCGCCATGGCCTGGCGCGCACAGGCGGCGCTGGGAGACTACGATGCCGCCTTGAAAGTTCTGGACCGGCTCCCCCCCACGGAATACGACCTGCGCCTCGGGGAACTCGCCGAGCGCTTTGCGCCGCGCATCGAGGCGCTCGCCGCCAAGGATCCGGAGCAGGGCTTCGCACTGGTGGAGCGCCTCTCCGAGTTGGAGCGGGTGCAGATCCTGGGCAGGAGCCTCCTCGGCGTCGACGACCACGCCACCCTTGAGCTCCTGGCTAAGGCCGCCCCGCATTTGTCCGAACTGGACCGCGTCACCGCCGCGCTCGGGAAGGCCGCACCGGAGGACGCCGCCTATCTGAAGCTGCGCGCGCAGCAGGAACAGACGGTCCTGGACGGCATGCTCGGCAAGAAGCTGGAACTCCTTCCCCCCTTGTACGCCGTTGCCGGTCCCGGCGCGCTCCGCTTGGCCGCCTCGGCGGCGGCACTCCCGGGTACGCCTGCCGAGCGAGACCGCTTCGCCGCGCTTCTTCCCCCCTTCCGCAAGGGGTGCTCTTCCGGCAAAGGTGCGAAGCTCTGCCAGGCGCTGACGCCGCAGCCGGCCGAGGCGATCGATGTCATGGAGCGGCTTGCCGGACGCCCCGTGCTGCGCCTGGTGGCCCTTCCCGGTGACCGCTTCCTCGTGTTCGCTTTCGACGGCAAGGACGGCATCAAGGCGGAAACGCTGCCGCGCGAGGCGGTCGCGGCTAAGCTGAACGACCCCGCCCGCGTCGTCATCTACGAAAGGCCCGAACAGTTCGCCTCCGCCAACGTCCTCAGTTGGGGGGTGAGCGCGAGCCAGCTCCTTAAAAGCGTGGCGCAGCGCCGCCCGCTGCGGACCCAGGTGCTGGACCCGGCGGGGTTGTGGCCCTCTTTGGCGCCGTTTGTGAAGCTCCCCGCCGACGCGCTGCCGGGCCGTCTCCCCGATGCCCACACCCTGGCGCTTCCTGCCGCAGCGGGGCTTCTCCCTGCGGTGCCGAATCGCCCTGGTGACGGGGGAACGCTGAGCGCCGCGTGGGAGGATGCCGGTGGCGTCCGTCGCGACCTCGTGCAGCTTGCCGATGGCGACTCGGTGTCGCTCATCCTGGCTGCCAAGGGGGGGACGGGACAGGCCTGGTACCTCGGGCAGCTGGCCACCCTGGTCGGGGTGCCGAGCCTTCTCCTGTCCGATCGCCCCGCCGACCTTGCCCCCTTCGTGAAGAGCTACGCCGACCGGTCCCTCGCCCAGGCGCGGCGGGAGCTTCCGGGGGGGTGGCTGTTGATCGGCGACTGGGGGGGCGACGCGCGGGAGAGCGCCACGCTGGCCAAGAAGCTCTTCAACGACTACGTGAAAAATGCGGTGCAGGCACACAACGACGGGCGCTACGCCCAGGCGCTGGCCCTCTTCGACAACGCGCTGGTGGTCGCCGAGGCGACGCCGGAACTCGCCAAGAACCGCGCCGCACTGCATCGCCACGCCCGCGAGAGCGCCTTCGGCGCCGGCTTCACCGAGCGCGCCGTGAGCCATGCCGACAGCCTGGTGCAGCGGCTGGCCAAGGAGAAACCGTACTCCGCCGAACACGCCGACGCGCTGCTGCGGCTGGGGCTGTTGCAGGGGCGCCTGGAGCACTTCAAGGAGGCGACCGCCGCGCTCAAGGAAGGGGTTTCCATCTTCGCCGACCTGGGGCTCGCCAAGGACCAGGCCGCCGCCCTCTCCGACTTCGGCGTGGTCATGGAGAACGCGGTCGATTACTCCGCGGCGCGCTCGCTCTTCGAGGAGTCGGCGGGGCTGCGCGCCCAGTTGAAGGACGAGCTGAACTTGGCCGACCAGTACCGCAACCTCGGGCGCATCTTCGACCTGCGCCTGAACCAGTTCGCCGTCGCGGAAAACTACTATCGCAAGGCCCAGGAAATCTACGCCAAG
It encodes the following:
- a CDS encoding DUF1318 domain-containing protein, with product MSIPAAALALLLALTSGCTLAKVDVNVVSERTSLENQVLGTYNALSEDVLLVASVRGVSPTGKVETPPKHSPEQQEAAQALENIAFHADDVETLKRLGWVGENLEGTLTSFNREVPEKAPADLKAFAGRFGEGEFRQVVSEVNRSREILMLRVVQTNENFTAKDLPAIRKVFARVNRQNSAPGTKVQEDDGKWVTR
- a CDS encoding CHAT domain-containing protein gives rise to the protein MGNPMNAAAKITLLLALAALLPTGAGAVPLGEELLAPAAPRPAPRSRPEVAPTPAVYTPQSVLYATRSRDGRWIATVEKGDAGYELWLHPAGNVAELPRLLSKSPVRISAPAFNAAGTKLAYADERDDLKGDIWLIDLAGPGAEPRRLTGNDAGEDAPNFAPDGSALYYQRQLPGADRRDLVRLELATGKGDALPIGIDAAFASVSPDGNRIAFVSRDKDPGGDLWLWENGGRLTQLTTGAERDLYPVWQDGETLLFTRFAPPAGDAANGPEGGAVFRLQLKRQGSHGFPAAFPLTSGLLSTAAPVPAGDRVLFVAGAAAGGQVLSLPASGEVPDQADPAAQWQVARVILERQPADPATARLACLRVLAREEAPTREGALASLALAGLMEQAGERSQAQERYAEAAVRYAAFPESSLAAIARVRLEAESRCEEVVVAGRRTTVIAEAQEEMLRAAKGKGSDATARALVDGARLQAEYGSGAEDQLAAIARFEKALAETAAAQDILAEAAYRRARLLSRIEGGEGSVAALVEVARKYDRQEQWAEAAIAEILDQLTAKNADARERLAALAEQYRSTLPRLAMGAWNRVGDLAYRGGDWVRAKDAYRTVLEQFPPVATPTAAARFALAEILYREERYGEATALYEKEMGEHPEDAPLYQLARAAYLRKSLAAGESLYRLGEVSAARAAFLDLIRYEGKSLEAHRGYIKSVAAQGQAPELLALYKKMLQSYPDDPVLLYGAGLCYTYLPGKGSLQEGDRLIARAAERLPGSEYPFQTRGYIAEVLETVHGEQGGLERALNLYRRAKLLNRPQENPENSANLSLNIGNIAYLLGRNATAWNFYSQRLAAKAPFDNVDTELLFEQRYGAVAFQVGEKQAAIDGYGRALKLAESRLEPARALEQFGRLTRRVNERLFAGQKLSPQQEKWLAGQQSINAELELLGADRVEAPPAAGWQKFETALRGLLARQRKLAAEACTGVPQGEKYLLELNAMAAAVERELDNVPRLVETGAQLHDRLGLANFDAERFQPALAHFDQAYRLNRALGRHANLAANRRSASIAAYRQAETASGAERQRLLLLSRDGFTEVLALLDQYPPEKKSTPKRGGGLINVAANVALNKGGATEAAYGFSAEQERRLAQSYLARIAADLGDNATAEKLFRELLGRYPERVDKLAEGDLFGVGLLSHRAAQLAYARGDRAAAAAGFRNATAIALKNGNAVGSMLNLVNWGMLLPGDAAPGEVAEFLASQGGCSALADSYRDALPPDAVARYGNDVGAILARLASGRPDDGSRQALVFKAIAAWDRVLASTPPPLTGGGRGVGDLAMGKDSPRGTLPHPQPPPARGGGEVHARLAARLNRAAALASLGLSDAARAGYTTALAEARAADSGAMAWRAQAALGDYDAALKVLDRLPPTEYDLRLGELAERFAPRIEALAAKDPEQGFALVERLSELERVQILGRSLLGVDDHATLELLAKAAPHLSELDRVTAALGKAAPEDAAYLKLRAQQEQTVLDGMLGKKLELLPPLYAVAGPGALRLAASAAALPGTPAERDRFAALLPPFRKGCSSGKGAKLCQALTPQPAEAIDVMERLAGRPVLRLVALPGDRFLVFAFDGKDGIKAETLPREAVAAKLNDPARVVIYERPEQFASANVLSWGVSASQLLKSVAQRRPLRTQVLDPAGLWPSLAPFVKLPADALPGRLPDAHTLALPAAAGLLPAVPNRPGDGGTLSAAWEDAGGVRRDLVQLADGDSVSLILAAKGGTGQAWYLGQLATLVGVPSLLLSDRPADLAPFVKSYADRSLAQARRELPGGWLLIGDWGGDARESATLAKKLFNDYVKNAVQAHNDGRYAQALALFDNALVVAEATPELAKNRAALHRHARESAFGAGFTERAVSHADSLVQRLAKEKPYSAEHADALLRLGLLQGRLEHFKEATAALKEGVSIFADLGLAKDQAAALSDFGVVMENAVDYSAARSLFEESAGLRAQLKDELNLADQYRNLGRIFDLRLNQFAVAENYYRKAQEIYAKNGNPALEAETILERGRCQRLMGNFPAADALYREALAKVGVTELKTRMRIVLEQGNNAWFQGRYQEAFDLREQVEKAALKENWALEQVMAKNTGGLIWWTLGDNRRALVELKQALELAGKLEVRRDESATTLNNIGLVRRESGDYQGALESLGQALAIDRALGSRWAIAYDLRNLGQTRLKMGDPAGALKLLDEAAGLADAIGDKVNQAKIHLALGDARARSNMGGPAAQSYRKALELADAMLLREVRWRALLGLARLKEQGGDRDGAVASYRQALDTVEGLRAEIKLDQLKDGFLADKMDVYQGLVGLLVDLGRHDEAFAVAERSRARNLIDILGRQRLSLAGGGDQDLYDRQNRLREQIQEQEQLAQQAGTPAERAMYAAALDKLRADYQDLLLDIERRRPELLALVKVAPVTVAEVESLLEPGVSLLSYYQLPDRLLCWRLERQGSRLFVLKASAREVAEKIATYRRMLQNLEPLEQNSRELYRLLLAEPLAGVPEGQTVGIVPHGSLHYLSFATLYDGRDYLVDRHTLFHLPAASVYRHTLARRQAEKNLRILAIGNPDLGNAALDLPFAEKEAGTLRWNYSDVTTLTRERATESWVRENIAKFGIIHLASHGEFDTVNPLFSSIRLAKDSKNDGRLQAEEVFGLDIKADLVVLSACQTGLGDVKSGDDVIGMNRAFLFAGTHALVSSLWRVSDVSSAILMKQFYRDYSRSDKAQALRLAMLHVRNRYPHPGYWGAFVLTGDYK